One genomic region from Streptomyces venezuelae encodes:
- a CDS encoding wax ester/triacylglycerol synthase family O-acyltransferase, whose product MSSSTELLAPLDLAFWHLESPTHPLHLGALAHFGPVPAAPGDEPPPDVLDLLARRAAAVPRLRMRVRDVLFPVGGAAWSADPDFDVSRHVREITLPGADFPAEATRIAAELMESPVERGLPPWEMYLLTGAPDGSFAVLVKLHHALADGMRAVAIGAGIFDEIAAGRRPARRPRPVPPRSWLPDPGRLLGLARDRLGDLGRAVEVGASVVGASVVRAGRLDDPATALTAEPSGTRRLATATLPLDRVHRIRRTTGGTANDVLLAVTAGALRRWFDGRGLPLPGTDPRALVPVSRRRPGAPGSTPGNSLSGYLLDLPVTEPDPATRLAAVRHAMDRNKAAGPARGAGAVALLADRLPPLAHRFGAPLASGAAWLLFDLLVTQVPLPRSALSLGGAPLRALFPMAPLARGQSLAVAMSPYGGQVHIGLVADGEAVPDLDALAAAFTAELDLLDP is encoded by the coding sequence TTGAGCAGCAGCACCGAGCTACTGGCACCCCTGGACCTGGCCTTCTGGCACCTGGAATCGCCCACCCACCCCCTGCACCTCGGAGCCCTCGCCCACTTCGGGCCCGTCCCCGCCGCCCCGGGCGACGAGCCGCCGCCGGACGTCCTGGACCTGCTCGCCCGCCGCGCCGCCGCCGTCCCCCGGCTCCGGATGCGCGTGCGCGACGTCCTGTTCCCCGTCGGCGGCGCAGCCTGGAGCGCCGACCCGGACTTCGACGTGAGCCGCCACGTCCGCGAGATCACCCTCCCCGGCGCCGACTTCCCCGCCGAGGCCACCCGGATCGCCGCCGAACTCATGGAGAGCCCCGTCGAACGCGGCCTGCCTCCCTGGGAGATGTACCTGCTCACCGGCGCCCCCGACGGCTCCTTCGCCGTCCTCGTCAAGCTCCACCACGCCCTGGCCGACGGCATGCGGGCCGTCGCCATCGGCGCCGGGATCTTCGACGAGATCGCCGCCGGCCGCCGGCCCGCGCGCCGCCCCCGCCCCGTACCCCCGCGCTCCTGGCTCCCCGACCCCGGCCGCCTCCTCGGCCTCGCCCGGGACCGGCTCGGCGACCTCGGGCGGGCCGTCGAGGTCGGGGCCTCGGTCGTCGGCGCATCCGTCGTCCGCGCCGGCCGCCTCGACGACCCCGCCACCGCGCTCACCGCCGAACCCAGCGGCACGCGCCGGCTCGCGACCGCGACCCTGCCCCTCGACCGCGTCCACCGGATCCGCCGCACCACCGGCGGCACCGCCAACGACGTCCTCCTCGCCGTCACCGCCGGAGCCCTGCGCCGCTGGTTCGACGGGCGTGGCCTGCCGCTGCCCGGCACCGACCCCCGGGCACTCGTGCCCGTCTCCCGCCGCCGCCCCGGTGCACCCGGCTCCACACCCGGCAACAGCCTCTCCGGATACCTCCTCGACCTGCCCGTCACCGAACCCGACCCGGCGACCCGGCTCGCCGCCGTACGGCACGCGATGGACCGGAACAAGGCCGCGGGCCCGGCCAGGGGAGCCGGCGCCGTCGCCCTCCTGGCCGACCGGTTGCCTCCGCTCGCCCACCGCTTCGGCGCGCCGCTGGCCTCCGGCGCCGCGTGGCTCCTCTTCGACCTCCTCGTCACGCAGGTGCCGCTGCCCCGCTCCGCGCTCTCCCTCGGCGGCGCCCCGCTGCGCGCGCTCTTCCCCATGGCGCCGCTGGCGCGCGGCCAGTCCCTCGCCGTCGCCATGTCCCCGTACGGCGGACAGGTCCACATCGGACTCGTCGCCGACGGCGAGGCCGTCCCCGACCTCGACGCGCTCGCCGCCGCGTTCACCGCCGAACTCGACCTCCTTGACCCGTGA